TAAGTAGTCGTGTCACGTACTCCACTCACTTATTTCTCTTACAAAACCATAATAAAAGCACCTAATCAAACACTGTTGCGTATTTCAACCTGATCCATTAACACAAGATAGATTTTTAAAGAAGACACGTCACCCAGTTTACAAAGGAGTGAGGTGTGCGGTGTGGGCTACGACAACCTAATAGCAGAACACGGTGGGAAGAAGTGGTGAGaggaggaaaaagaaagggtccAATGGTTAAAAAACGAATAatctcaaaaaaataattaatgtgttgGCAGTTTTTTTCATTGGTTGTGTCTAACATATCACTTTTAGTTTTAGGTTTGTGTCCACAGAAGCCTTCCTTCAAACCAATGGTTACACCTATGGGGGATAAAAAGGTAATTAAACTTATAACAATTATGTGCCCAACCCGAGTGGGTCAACGACAACTTCCCCAACACGTTGTGTTACTCTCTTCGTCTTCGTCGTTTTCataccccttctcccttcaaaCCCTGGGAAAATTCTCGAACAATGCCCCTTCTCCCTCCGTAACTCACCAATCCATCCATAAATACACACACAAACATTTtcattcaacatttttttattatttctttgtaTCGGTCTAATATCCACACATTTCCACATTAAATAAATACACAcacattttagttttttcatgTACCCATTCGCGTGCGATAGAATTTTCTAGAGCGAGAGATTTCGGCGTAATGGGTCCAAACGCGGCGGCGGCGAAACAAGCGGAGAAACTCCGAATTGACGGCAACACTTACTTCAAAAAAGACCGTTTCGGTGCCGCCATCGACGCTTACACCGAGGTATTACTCTTCTCGTTCCCTTTATCGTTACCGTTACCGAGAAATTGAGTGATTAATTaaccctttgttttttttttctctgtatgTTTTTTGTTTGGGTTTGAAGGCGATTACGCTGTGCCCTAATGTTCCGGTTTATTGGACGAATCGCGCGCTGTGCCATCTCAAGCGCAAGTATGTAATGTGTGAGCGTTTAATTCTGCagttctttgttttgtttatggtattaatttgatttattgtgGTTGCATTTGTGTGCAATTTTCCGGAAATTTAGTGGTTGTGGTGCGATTCAGAATGCTTTttaaatgtgtttggtttggttgtagTGATTGGGAGAGAGTAGAGGAAGATTCTCGGAAGGCAATTCAGTTGGACAGCAATTCAGTTAAGGTTTTTGTGACCAATCTCCTAGTGATTTTGTAGTTCCTGCTGTCGTATATGCGATCGCTAATAATTTAGCTTCTATGGTTGGTTTGAGTATAGGCTCATTGTGACCAATCTCCTTGTGATATTGTAGTTCCTTTTGTTGTATACGCATTGGCTAATAAGTTAGCTTCTATGATTGGTTTTGAGTATAGGCTCATTTGATGGTTTAAGATGTGGGATTTTCTTTTGAATTGAGTGTGCTGCACGTTTAGTTGTGTGACTGTGTCTTCACCTTGGGATAGATGTACTTGTGCTTGGTGGTTTGTGGCTTGCAAAACTTCATGACGGCCATAGATTCTTGAAATATGATGTAAGAAGCCTGGATTCTTAAAAAATGGCTAAGATTGGTGCCGGACTCATATTTGATAGCAATACATGTGTGGTAATATTGTCCATATTTTTGAACTTTTATTGATTGATGCAATTGGGATATGACTTTGATACTTTGATAGCAATATGCGCACGATAGTATTttccatttccttttttttcctgaacTTTTATTGATCGGTGCTGTAAAATAGAAGAAACTGAGGGATATTTGGTCTAAAAACTGTGTTAGGGTACACAGTGAATGCATGGTTATATAGGATAATTACATCAGTTATACATAAATAGAGGATATTCTACTTTCtctaaatcaaagataatatccCTATAAACTGTAATTAATACTAGAATCAGAATATTAATTCTGATTTTCAACATTCCCCCTCTAGCTGAAGCTTACTAAGAGCATCTCCAACGTGGGTGCTTCATGAGTTGATTAATAATGTGATGCTTAAGTGAGTTGTTTATATAAGCAACAGTTCCTTAATTCATTCTTACCAATTAAAGAACCAtttttcaattacaaaatttaatgtggCTCAAGTTAAGCACTCACTCTAGCAACTTTAGCATTGGAGTAAATTTTTGTGTAGAGTTTTTAAATCTATGTGGCATAGTAGGGCTCACAAATAACAGAATCAACTCATTTAAGCAATCATGCATTGTAGATGCTCTAAGCAATCAACTTGTTACAAGAAAATTTATTCccactaataaataaaaaacataacaaaatcaGGGATCTTGGTGAAATCCGGGAATATTGCTAGGAAGAGAGAGCTGGAATACCCATCagcataaaaaaatccaaagcaAGTTCCAATCTTCTTAACACCAAGATTTGAAAGCTTTAAACGAAGCGTGGAGACCCAAAGTTATTCAAATTGAAGAGACGAAATTGTTATAAATAGCCAGGGAAGTGAGAGAAGTCACTGAAAAACACGCCGGAAAGGAACAATGTCAGAATAGGCAACCGAAAAGTTCTTTCTCGGAAAATAAGCGGCAAGCTGAAGGTGGTGGCCGGAAAACACATTGAAAAAGTCCGCTGCAGAATAGGCGATTGAAGTTCTTCGCCTGAAAATGAACGGCAAGTAGGAGGCGGCGGCAAACCATTGGCTAAAACTCTCACAGGAACTCAAAGCAGCCATGAGAGTGCAGCAAAAAGGACAAACAAACAGTATCTGCAACAAAAGAAAGAAGCTGGAAAAATGAATGGGTTACAAAAGAGAGACCATGTCGAAAGAGGTCGGAATGGCCTGAAACTGCAGGGGTAGGTGCAAGAGGAAGGGACGTCGAGGGAGGTGGAAGTATGCCGACAAAGGTACTGTCAGGCATTGGAGAACAGTGACATGCGGCTGTTGTTTGGCTGGCAAAGAGAGAGCGTGCGCAGGAGTGTCGCTGGACCGTTCATGACACCGTGACCACCATCGTATAGATTGGTGGATGGTGATGCTGATGGTGGGGTCACCGACCGAAGTGGTGATCGGAGCAGCGGTGGTTGGCAGAAAAAGAAACACTGGAAAACAGAGAAAAAGGTCGCTGGAACAGGGGACGAGATAAGGGGCTACTAGTAGAAGGGTCCACTGGAATgcggaaaaaggaaaaaggtcGCGGGTATAGAGAAGCTGGGAGAAATGTGAAAGAAGTTGCTAGAAAAGGAGATAGGGTTTATCGGAAGAGGGTAGCGAGCAAAAGGGCTCATCAAGGACCCACTGTCCTTGGTGAGGGATGGTTTTTCCTTATTCCTTCAACCTAGCTCTAGATACCAtgtaaaattgaagaaaataaaggGAAATAAAGTGAATACTTTTGTTAGAGTACACAACAAATGTTTGGTTATATAggataattacattaattatacataaatagaggatattttgttttctctaaATCAAAGATGATATTCCTATAAACTGTAATTAATACTAGAATCAGAATATTAATTCTGATTTTCAACAGGTGCATCTGGGACATGACTTTGGTAGTTTGTTAATTTGAATGCCTTTTCCTTTATATCTTTAAATCTATAGcaatgttgttaatggcggatggcggttcatggcggaaagtcaaaaatccgccataaaaataTGGCGGATGGCGTAGCGGAAAATGGCGGATGTCATGGcggacacaaaaaaaaaaaaaaaacatatatataaactcattgaaattgaaaaaaacaaaggattgcattcaaataaactaaaaaagtttcatgagttcatacaataatcaagtaccaacaccaaataaactcattaaagagttcaaaataagaaaatgataaaaacataatgCAAAGTGCAAAGTGAAGGTTGAGGCTCTAATCATCTTCTCCAATCCCAACATAATCATCTTCGTTGTTATCATATGGTAATGGAgcatctccctctccctcttccCCATCAGACGCCTCAAAATTGAccatgatttcttcttcttcagattcAACATCAATATTCTCCTCAACATCTAGATCCTCATCATTTTCTTGGACTGCTTTTTGCTTCCTTGATGAAGATCCAACAACCATTGCCTGTTTTTTAGAAGTTTGGGCAGCAGCAACActtgttttttgctttttccGCCTAGTATACATCCTACACTCTCCAACCCCCGAAGCCTGATACACAGTTGCCCAATTTAgagcatcatcatcttcaaataccaaatcatttccagcatcattatcatcatcttgaTCCATCTCTCCCACGAGCCATTCATTGCATACATCAATATCATTAAGAGaaattggatcaatttcatctcaTGCATTATATCTTTGCTTCAATTGTTGGTTGTATTTGACAAACACCAAATCATGCAACCTCTTGTGCTCAagcctatttctttttttggaatgaatctacaacataacaaataaatgttgatttCAATCTCAAATATACTCCAAATATAACTtgatcatcaaaattaaataaaattaaaaagtatagttAGAGTTTTGTCACAATTACTTGCTCAAACACACTCCAATTTCTTTCACATCCTGAAGCACTGCAAGTCAAACTCAAAATCTTAATAGCCAGCTTCTGCAAATTTGGAGTTTGTGACCCAAACATTCGCCACCAATATGCTGCAATACCAATTACCAACCAAGAGCATAACTTAGAATTCTGAATTCTAAcactaatacataaaaaaaatagtatgataAAAGTTTCTTACTAGgagaatgggttttcctttgagcCATTGCAAAGTCGGAACCAAAGTGGTCAGCACCAATCTTGTAAAGATGCAACTCGGTTAGAATTTTCTGTTGCACATCAAATTGTGGAATCAACTTCTTAATGCACTCAAACAAACCATTGGTGACCTCAAAATCAAACTCTAAGTCAGTGTTGTCATAAAAGAACTCTGGATTTAAGAAGTGGGCAGCTGCATGCAATGGCCTATGAAGCTGACAATTCCATCTTTTATCAATGATTTCAAACACATCTTTGTACTTGCTTTCATTGTTGTTGAAAGACTTCataattgtttcttttgccTTGTCCATTGCTTCATAAATATAGCCCATGGCTGGTTTCCTTTCACCATCCACAAGACGAAGCACTTTCACAAGTGGAGCCATGACTTTAAGAGTGTAAACCACACTATTCCAAAAAGAAGGCATGAGCACTACCTTTGCAGCTTCTTTTCCCTTAGGCTCCTTAGatagcttgttcaaggtccattcATCAGAAGTAAACATTTTTCTAATATTGGCTTTCTCTTTGTGAAGCCTTTCCAAGGTTAGATAAGAAGTGGCAAATCTAGTAATAGCATGTCTCACCAATTCCCTCTTGTTTGTAAAATTTCTCAACAAACTTAAGGTACTAGAATGGGCATAGATAAACCCAACTAGATTAATTGCCCTTCTAATGGTCTTCCTTATCAAGGGAAGCTTCCCAATATCTTCAAGCATCAAATCAATACAATGAGCTGCACAAGGAGTCCAATAAATATGTTTCCTTTTCTCCTCCAACAACTTACCCGCTAAAACATAGTTGCTCCCATTATCGGTTACAACTTGAACAACATTCTCTTCTCCAACTTCCTCCACAATGGCATCAAGCAACTCAAAAAGCTTTTCATCTGTCTTCACAAAATCAGAGCCATCAACAGACTTCAAAAACATGGTACCAGCTTGAGAgttaatcaaaaaattaatgatgcatCTTTGTTTCCGATCAGTCCATGCATCGGACATAATAGTACAACCATACTTGACCCATTGCTCCCTATGGCCTTTCATCAAATTTTCAGTATATTCAACTTCCTTCTTCAAGAGTGGAACTCTGATGTCATGATAGCTAGGAATGGGCAAATGTGGCCCATATTGACCAATGGCTGCAACCATGTTCTCAAAGCTTTTCAATTTAATGAGGTTGAATGACAAACCTGCTTGGTACCAAAAGCGAGCAATATGTTGATGCACCTTCAATACTTCATTCTTATCCATTGACTCTCTTATGTTCATTTGCCTCAGCATCTCCATTTTTCTCCGATTGATTGCATTTTCTGGATTCTTACAGAATTTGTCCATTGGTCCTTTTTTAGTCCCACACTTTGTCTTTGCACTTGCAGCAGCATTACAAGAGTCCGCAAACTCATCTTCTTCACTTCCATCACATCCAATCGGTTCACCAAATTCAAAATCTCTTATATTTGCCATATTACCACTGCCAGAAGTACTGTAAGTGGTCCCACTTTTTTTTGTAGCCATATATTCCTTCAACTCTTCGATTACATTTGGGGGAGTTTTCTTGCAAGCTGCAACGTTGCCCGACTTCCCAATCAGGTGTTGTTTGGCTCGGGTTATTCCTCCCTTAGTGATTTTTCcacaaaaattacaaacaatggTGTTTGTATCTCCTTCCACTAGTGAATGGCAATATTTCCAGCCTGGGTCTGCCTTATTTTTCCTCGTTGCACTTGCAGTAGCAGCATCGGATGATGGTTCAGCCATTTAAAAGAGGtctgaacagaaaaaaaaaaattgtggtgtcaaatacgaaaaaaaaaaaaaaacagactgTTGACAGTAAAAAGGGGTGTCAAatagcaaaaggaaaaaaaaaagctgtaGACAGAAAAATGGGGTGTCAAACAGCAAAAagcccaaaaaaaattaaaaaaaaaaaagaagcagaccgcgtcttcttcttcttcgttcgTCTTCTTcctgtcttcttcttcttcgtgcgTTGCCGGGGTCTTCTTCTTCGCTCGTCGCCGCCGTTCGTGCGTGCTGCAGGGGGTGGTGTCGCGGCGGCGGCTGGGTGGTGTCGCGGCGGCTGGGTGGTGTCGCGGCTGCAGGTAGGCTGTTGGGTGGTGTCGTCGCGGCTGCAGGTAGGCTCGTCACGGCGGTTCTCGTGCGTGCGGCTGGGTAAGCTGTAGAAGTCGCGTGCGGTTCATTCGTGGGTAGGCTGAAGGCAGGTAAGGatgaagttttttatttaaagaatagCCGGGTAGGGTTGGGTCGGGTCGGCCCAACTCCTACCGCGGACAAAAACCCACGAAATCCGCCATTTCCGCCATTTCCGCCACCCCGCCACGACCGCCATGGCTATGGCGGCCGCCATGGCGCCGCCATCCCAAACCCGCAACGCCACCGCTATTCGGTGGCGTTTTTTCGAAATTCCGCCACGGAAAACCGCCATGGCGCCGCCATGGCCGCCATTTAACAACACTGGATCTTATCATTGAAAATGGTTTGATCCACTACTCTTCCTTGCTCCTTCCACCTATCTTTGACCTCATTAATCCCCTTATCTTCAGTTACTAACAATCTTTTCTAAATAGTTGGACTTCGTCTGTCAATAGGCCTAATACTCATCCCAATATCGACACCTTCTATACCCTCCACAACCAATCAATTTCTTAAAAGAGCTCCTTATCTACCATTTGTATTTAACTTTTACTTAGTTATCGAATTCTTAAAGTCAACCATTTGAGAGCACTGAACACTATGTTGACAGAATTCACTGAAGgcaaaaaaatttcagaaacaAGGGAAAGATGGaatgaaataaattgaaatCAAGTACACTGGGATTTAATTCAACAACACAAGGGATCCCGATTTGTTCCTAAAAAAGAGAGATGACTTACCAGAAGTCACACgttacaattttctttatgaatctaatgAGGGCATTTTCCTTTTGCTCGGGCGAAGGCTCTATTTCCATGTCAATTGATTCACCGTACGTCATATAGACAGCTGTCTTCTTCACCACCAATCTTTGCCCAAAAGTCACAAAAATCTCCACTTCGTCTCCAGGTCCCAAATGTGATATTATGCCCTGCCAATCTTCATCATTAAAGGAAATTACTGAGTCTCGCTTGTGTATCTGGATGGTGCACTTTGTGTAATTAACTATCAAGACACTAATTAGACATTCGGATGCCATGATTTCAGGGGTTGATAAATATACAACACATAGAATCATTCCCTTCAAGCGACAATCCTCAGGCACAGTGAAATACACGGAATGTCCCTCACTTATATGGGCCAACCAGTAGGGATAATTGTCAGCTGGGAGACAAACATCACAAGCCACGTTGGTTGCCAATTCCTGTAGCATGAGCTAAAAAGCTTAGTCATTTATGCTATTGTAATATATAAATGGACTTCTTCAATCATTATCTTGTCATTCCAAATCATCATAAATGGgatcttttaagaaaataacaacgtattgcaaaaatttaaacattactATAGTGTATCAATCAACGGTAGATCATTACTATACATTCGCTGTAGGACATAGAGGTCTTTCAATTTACATTCCAGTAATTCTTTTATGATCAATGGGAATATAACAAACATGGAGCAAGTATAGCAGAGAGTGGATATCAATTCCCTAGCGCTTAATATGACCATTGTCAATTGGCTTTTTGAGTATTAAAATaaggtattttaaaatacagcAATGTGTACAGAGgggaaacaatattaaaaaaaaaaggtgttgaAGTTTCCTTCAGATATTTCATTCGGGTTATTTAATGTTCTCTTAATTAACAGCCAAAATGAATATAGAAGTCAagataataaagataaatagaAGGAACCTTAGATATGCTATTGTTGAGAGTAGTGAAGACTTTCTTGTAAGTTCCAGTTCCAATTCCAATCAAATATGAATATGACCTCAAGGAATGCTTTGAAAATTGTGATATATATGGTGTCATTCGTAATTCAGTAAAATCTGAACCATTTATATCATCCAGAATTGTTCTGCATAGTTTAGATAGTTCAATTTGTGTGTCACATTGCACCAAAACACTGCGAAGATTTGAGAGGCTTCTAAACGTTGGTGCAAGATcaccaaaataattattacgtATATCCATGGAAACTAGAGATGATGATGTGCCATAGAAATGACCAATATAAGATAGCGGATTCATTGTTGGTGACATCCAAGACCAAATGATAGAAGGAAAAACATTACGTGATCATCCTTCAAATCCACAAAGGGATATATATCCAATGCTTTTTGAGCTTACTATTGAAAAGGGCACTTGTTTCACAACAGTATTGTCAGCAATTAGAGTTGTCAAGGATTCCATCTGCACTATATCTTCTTCCAACTTGTCAATTTTTGAACAACCAGATAGGATCAGAATTTTCACAGATTTCAACTTATATACCTCTCTTGGGAGATTTCTTAAGCTTGTACAGCCcttcaaatttatcaaaataagattGTGGAGATCTCCGATGGATTGGTGTACCTTGCACAAACTTGGACAATTTTTGAGAATGAGCTTTTCAAGACTTGTCAGTTTAGAAAAGTCAGGGGTTTCTGTCAAGTTCTTGGAGTGACTAAGATTGAGGAATTTTAGCCACGGCAAAACCTACAACAAATAGTTTTTGATAAAAGaataatagaagaaaataaaaagggaaataGTGGTAAGTGGAAACTAATACTACTTTAAATAACCTATGAGTTTTAAATGAACATGGCATGTAACATATACCTGGGGTGTTTTCCAGAGTAGTCTAAGTTTACTGTATTTAAAATCAATCGCAATTACACCTTTCAGATGAAAGTTGTTAGGTATGTATTTTAAAGGAAACCCTCGCCAACAGATCCATTTCAGTTGCTTAGAAAGATACCCATAATTTCCAGAGAGTTGTACATGATCAAGTTGCAACAGTCTCAATTCCTTCATTTTCTCAAACGAATAAGCTTCGAAGCAATCTCTGCTGGTGAAATGTAATTTCATAGCCAATCCCTGAATAGTTTCTGTTCCCTGTGATGATAagagcaaaataaataaataaaaagattaggAAATCTCTATTATTAGCTCACAAGAAACTCATTTAAAGCTCAGCCCGACCACACATGTATTGCTCATGAAAAAATTGCAAATACTACCAAGTgttaaaagaaaatgtataCATAGAATTCACTTACAGTATTGTTTGTTAATACATCAAGTACATCCTTTTGAAACCATAATCGATGGCGCTTCCCAGGTTCAATTGTTGATCTTTCACTAACTATATCTCTTCCCATATCTCGGAGCAAAGGGTGCATTCCAAGTTTGTTGTTCTTTTCAACTTTTATGAGGCTACGCTCTATGAGAACTGTTATTCCAATACTGGCACATAGTCCACAGCCCTTTAGTATCTCTGTAACATAGGCTCTGTCTTTACCAATAAAGAAACAACATACATCAAGGAATATATCCTTTTCCATGTGATCACGTAAACCATCAAagcttattcttaatttttcttgaactttataattgggaattttctttagTGTTGACAATACATCTTCCCATTCTTCTTTACTTCTCCAACGTAAGAAAGATCCAAGGACTTCAAGAGCTAGTGGTAGTCCTGCACAATAAGAAACTACATCAATTGAGAGTTTCTTCCAGTTTTCTGTTGGACTTGCTTCTCTAAAAGCATGCTTACTAAAAAGCTCAAGGGACTCATTTTCGTCCATTTCCATTATTTTCCATATATAGACTGCATGGTGATCTTTAAGTTCTTCAAGCAGGCGTAAATCTCTGGTTGTGATGATGAGTACACTTCCATGATCAATCCATTTACAATTTCCACATAGGGCTTTCAATTGTTCAGGCTCAGTCACATCATCAAGTATAATGAGAGCCCTTTCTCCAAAAAGTTTTCTCTCGATCATAGATATCCCCATGGCAACGCTATGTATCTTAACCTTTGTTTGTAGGACATCTGAAAGAAGTTTTTCTTGCAAATCAGTATGCCctttattatttgtttcaatgaAACTTCGCCTGAATTTCTGACGACGAAATTTATTGTAGATGGATTTGGCCATGGTTGTTTTACCCAATCCTCCCATTCCCCAGATCCCTATAACACAACCTCTGCCTGATTGATCATCAACAAACTTAATCAGTTTTTGCACACGGGATTCTAATGCAACTGGAAAATCGGTAATTGACAATAAGTGCATGTCAAGTCATTCAATGATGTCCTCAACAATATATTTCACTACGTCAGCATCAGTCCttcaataatatgaaaaaaagtgCATAAATTAGGAAAGGTGATTTACATTCGttctaaaataataagaacCATGAAACTATAAAACATAGATATACCTGTAATTCCCTGAAACCCAACCAGGCAAATTTGCTGCCTCATTGAGTGCACTCTTCCAACTCTTCAACACATCGTTCTCCCCTTGCAATAAATATCTTTGTGCAAGTGCTTCCAAGCCTTGTCCAAAATCACCCCTTTGATGACGTACATCCGATGGATCAACATTGTAAAATATGGGTATAACCACATTGCCGTAAGTTCTATGGCATTCCATGATTTTGACCAGCTCATCAAGACACCATTTAGATGAAGCATAGTTATTGGAAAAAAAGGATGATGTGTATCTTAGACCCTTCTATGGCTCGCAATAGTGAGGGCATTATGCTTTCTCCCCTTTCAAGCTTTCATCCACGAAAGTGTTGACTCCCGCTTTTGAGAGATCGTCTATAAGGTGTGAGAGGACACCACTACGAATGTCTGTTCCTCTAAAGCTCAAGAACACGTCGTACTGCATGATCTGGGAGGATGAAGACGACATTGAGTCCCGGAAACGAATTCGAAACAATGCTTAGCTTAGAAATCACAATGCAACCATCCATTTGCttcaatcatttttcaatttgtaTCAGGTTAATTacgttaatatttttcaatttgtaCTAGGTTAAGTCACATGTTGACTTGTATTCCATCCAATAAAAatgcaataaatatatttaattactaatttaccGGGATTAACGAAATTAGTTAATGCCAACAATAAGGTTGGATCAATTGGTGAGGAGCATTTACCATTCAACTTTTGCGTACAAGGTACTATCAGCTTGACTATAAAAACTGACTATATAGTTTATGACTCTATGTtcagaggaagaaagaaaaccaATTACAAGTATGAGGCTATGAAAGGAAGACATAGCTGAAGAGTCCAACAAATATCTCCTAGacatttaattagttatttagtGTGCTATGTCATGTATTTAAACACTTGaagaacaacacaaaaaaaaaaaaacaagaaaaacaaaattaagaacGATGAAAAGCAGAATTATTTAATGCCCATTAATTTTTAGTAACAGTTTCGTTTAAACACATGGGAGTAAGATCGATGTAGCTGGGCATCAACATATAGCACCCGACAGATACAGCATAATCAGGCGAATAAAAAGTGCAATTAATAGgaaatatccttttttttccCACCGAAATGGAAGTCTATCCTTTATCTAAAATATATCATTAGAGCATCGAAATATGTTGAACAAAAATAGATACCAGGTCATTGAATTGTTTGGCGGCTTGGCTTACAGCTCTTGCTGTCCTCATTCTCTCAGTAATTTTATTACTAAAGCGCTTTTGTTCTTCGATGGCGATTTTAcgatcaattaaaaaattcttcATCGGCCTTCAACAATTACAGTACACTTTTGCTTTGCTATGAGTAGTGTTATATTTTGTTGATACCTTCAGACACAGGTCACGTAAAATGGCATGTCGCTT
The Glycine max cultivar Williams 82 chromosome 16, Glycine_max_v4.0, whole genome shotgun sequence genome window above contains:
- the LOC100818429 gene encoding uncharacterized protein — protein: MAEPSSDAATASATRKNKADPGWKYCHSLVEGDTNTIVCNFCGKITKGGITRAKQHLIGKSGNVAACKKTPPNVIEELKEYMATKKSGTTYSTSGSGNMANIRDFEFGEPIGCDGSEEDEFADSCNAAASAKTKCGTKKGPMDKFCKNPENAINRRKMEMLRQMNIRESMDKNEVLKVHQHIARFWYQAGLSFNLIKLKSFENMVAAIGQYGPHLPIPSYHDIRVPLLKKEVEYTENLMKGHREQWVKYGCTIMSDAWTDRKQRCIINFLINSQAGTMFLKSVDGSDFVKTDEKLFELLDAIVEEVGEENVVQVVTDNGSNYVLAGKLLEEKRKHIYWTPCAAHCIDLMLEDIGKLPLIRKTIRRAINLVGFIYAHSSTLSLLRNFTNKRELVRHAITRFATSYLTLERLHKEKANIRKMFTSDEWTLNKLSKEPKGKEAAKVVLMPSFWNSVVYTLKVMAPLVKVLRLVDGERKPAMGYIYEAMDKAKETIMKSFNNNESKYKDVFEIIDKRWNCQLHRPLHAAAHFLNPEFFYDNTDLEFDFEVTNGLFECIKKLIPQFDVQQKILTELHLYKIGADHFGSDFAMAQRKTHSPTYWWRMFGSQTPNLQKLAIKILSLTCSASGCERNWSVFEQIHSKKRNRLEHKRLHDLVFVKYNQQLKQRYNA
- the LOC113001038 gene encoding uncharacterized protein, with protein sequence MDQDDDNDAGNDLVFEDDDALNWATVYQASGVGECRMYTRRKKQKTSVAAAQTSKKQAMVVGSSSRKQKAVQENDEDLDVEENIDVESEEEEIMVNFEASDGEEGEGDAPLPYDNNEDDYVGIGEDD
- the LOC106796555 gene encoding E3 ubiquitin-protein ligase CHIP → MGPNAAAAKQAEKLRIDGNTYFKKDRFGAAIDAYTEAITLCPNVPVYWTNRALCHLKRNDWERVEEDSRKAIQLDSNSVKAHCDQSPCDIVVPFVVYALANKLASMIGFEYRLI